The Herbiconiux sp. SALV-R1 nucleotide sequence AGGTCGATGTGGAGGTGCGAGGGGAACCCCGCGGCCTGGGCGACGAGAAGCCCCGCGGCGTGCTCGCGCCGCTCGCCGGGGGTGAGCGCGAGGTCGTCGAGCTGCTCGAAGCCTGCGGCGAACTCCGCCGTGTCGAGGGCTCCGAGCGCGTAGCCGACGACCCGGCCGTCGACCTCCGCCACGACGGCGAAGGCGGGTTCGAGATCGAGGTAGGGGGTGGCGTAGCGGGCGACCAGCGCGTCGAGGGCGGCGGTGTCGAAGCCGCCGGCCCGCGCATCCGTTCCCGCGTCGCCGGTGGCGATGCAGATGTGGGCGATCGCGTCGCGGTCGGCGGTGCCGGTTGCGGTTCCGAATCCGCCTGCGGCGGAGGCGGTGCGGATTTGCACGGCGGCACCCGACGCTGCCCCGGCCCCCGCACCCGCCGCCGCAGCCTCCCCGCCCGGCTCAGACATGCCCGAGGTAGCGCACCGGCTGCGAGCGCCACTCCTGCAGCAGCTCCTCCCGCACCGTGACGCCGGAGCCCGCCGCCGTCGGCACCGCCAGCCGGCCCTCCACCAGCACGAACGACTCGGTGAGGTCTTCGGCGAAGTACCTGTCCGACCCCGAGGTGTCGCCCGGCAGCGTGAAGCCGGGCAGTGCCGCGAGCGCCACGTTCGCCGCCCTTCCCACACCGGTCTCGAGCATCCCGCCGCACCACACCGGCACGTCGCGCGCCCGGCACACGTCGTGCACCCGCACCGCTTCGAGGTAGCCGCCGACCCGCCCCGCCTTGATGTTGACGATCGACGTCGCGTCGCGCGCGATCGCGTCGACCGCCACCTCGGCCGAGGTGATCGACTCGTCGAGGCACACGGGCGTGTCGATGGCCGCGGCGAGCGCCGCGTGGCTCGCGATGTCCTCCTCGACGAAGGGCTGCTCGATGAGCAGCAACCCGAAGTCGTCGAGCCGGCGCAGATGGTCGATGTCGTCGACCGTGTAGGCGGTGTTGGCGTCGACCTGCAGCAGCGCGTCGGGCCCGAGCAGCGACCGCACGGCGGCCACCGGTTCGAGGTCCCACCCGGGCTTGATCTTCAGCTTGATGCGCCGGTAGCCGGCGTCGCGGTACGACGCGACCTCCTCCAGCAGCTCGTCGATCGAGGAGGCAATGCCCACCGACACCCCGCACTCCACCTCAGGGCGCACGGCCCCGAAGTACTCGCCGAAGCTCACCCCGGCGGCCCGGGTCTGCGCATCGAGCACGGCGGTCTCGAGGGCGGCCTTCGCCATCCGGTGCCCGATCACGAAGCCCAGCGCCGCACCCACGTCGCGGGCGCCGAGCGTCCGCACCCCGAGCAGCGCCGGAGCGAGGTAGCGCGCGAGCACCTCGGCCACGCCCTCCACGTACTCGCTCGAGTACACCGGGTCGGTCATCGCCACGCACTCGCCCCAGCCCTCGCCGTCGCCCGTGCGCACCCGCACGAGCAGCACGTCGCGCACGTACTGGCGCCCGAAGCTCGTCTCGAACGGCCGCACCAGGGGCATCGACACGCGGTGCAGCTCCACCTCCTCGAGCTCGACCGGGTCGAGCTCGGGAAGGGGGGAACTCTGCTCGGGCACCGTCATCGTCACGCCAGCCGGTCTTCGAGCCCCCAGGCCTGCCCGTACCCGCCCTCGGCCTCGGGCCGGGCCATGAGCTCGAGGAACGGCTCGGCATCGAACGCCTCCGGCCCGAGCACCCCGCTCCCCGACCAGGTGCCCGCGGCCAGCAGCTCGAGGGCGACAACCGGGTTGAGCGCCGTCTGCCACACCACGCACTGCGCCTCGTACTCGGCCATCGTCCACTCGTTGTCGCTCACGTGGTAGAGGTACACCTCGCGCGGCTCGCCGTCGGTGCCGGTTCCGGTCACCCACAGCCCCGCGCAGGTCTTGCCCGTCATGAACGGCCCGAGCGTGGCGGGGTCGGGCAGCCCGGCCGCCACCACGTCGCGCGGAGCCACCTCGACCGGACCGTTCGCCGAGCGCACCCGCAGCGGCGTCGTCTTGTCGAGGCCCAGCTGGTGCAGCGTCTTCAAGATGCCGATGAACTCCTCACCGAGCCCGTACTTGAAGGTCACCCGCTTGGCGTCGACCCAGCGCGGCATGAGCAGCACCTCCTCGTGCTCCACGTTCACGCACTCCACGTCGCCGATGCCCTCGGGGAAGGTGAACACCTCCGGCTCCGAGAACGGCGGCGTCGTGTACCAGCCCTTGTCCTTCTCCCAGATGACGGGCGGATTGAGGCACTCCTCGATGGTGGTCCAGATCGAGAACGAGGGCGCGAAGATCTCGTTGCCGTCGGAGTCGCGCACCACGAGGTTGGCGCCGTCGCGTGTGCCGAGCTCGTCGATC carries:
- a CDS encoding GNAT family N-acetyltransferase; the encoded protein is MSEPGGEAAAAGAGAGAASGAAVQIRTASAAGGFGTATGTADRDAIAHICIATGDAGTDARAGGFDTAALDALVARYATPYLDLEPAFAVVAEVDGRVVGYALGALDTAEFAAGFEQLDDLALTPGERREHAAGLLVAQAAGFPSHLHIDLLPEAQGHGLGRRLIEELLARLAAAGSPGVHLGVDPRNSGALAFYPRVGFVRADGAEPIFTRRLAAS
- the menC gene encoding o-succinylbenzoate synthase is translated as MTVPEQSSPLPELDPVELEEVELHRVSMPLVRPFETSFGRQYVRDVLLVRVRTGDGEGWGECVAMTDPVYSSEYVEGVAEVLARYLAPALLGVRTLGARDVGAALGFVIGHRMAKAALETAVLDAQTRAAGVSFGEYFGAVRPEVECGVSVGIASSIDELLEEVASYRDAGYRRIKLKIKPGWDLEPVAAVRSLLGPDALLQVDANTAYTVDDIDHLRRLDDFGLLLIEQPFVEEDIASHAALAAAIDTPVCLDESITSAEVAVDAIARDATSIVNIKAGRVGGYLEAVRVHDVCRARDVPVWCGGMLETGVGRAANVALAALPGFTLPGDTSGSDRYFAEDLTESFVLVEGRLAVPTAAGSGVTVREELLQEWRSQPVRYLGHV
- a CDS encoding saccharopine dehydrogenase family protein, whose translation is MRILLVGAGGVGDAIAKIAARRSFYEHIVVTDYDVARAERTVAWIAGRHGDEVAARFSADSIDASDPDSVSAVAGKHGATHVMNAVEPKFVPTIFAGALAAGADYLDMAMSLSEPHPVHPFTETGVKLGDDQFAQAADWETRGRLALVGMGVEPGLSDVFARYAADHLFSEIDELGTRDGANLVVRDSDGNEIFAPSFSIWTTIEECLNPPVIWEKDKGWYTTPPFSEPEVFTFPEGIGDVECVNVEHEEVLLMPRWVDAKRVTFKYGLGEEFIGILKTLHQLGLDKTTPLRVRSANGPVEVAPRDVVAAGLPDPATLGPFMTGKTCAGLWVTGTGTDGEPREVYLYHVSDNEWTMAEYEAQCVVWQTALNPVVALELLAAGTWSGSGVLGPEAFDAEPFLELMARPEAEGGYGQAWGLEDRLA